The Actinocorallia herbida DNA window GTCCTGCAGGTCGAGGAGGCCGAGGTGCCGATTCCCGGTGAGGGGCAGCTGCTCGTCAAGACGGAGGCGATCGGCGCCAACTTCGTCGACACCAAGTACCGGCAGGGGCCGGAGGCGGGGGCGATCTTCCAGCGGCCGCTGCCGGGCAAGCCGACCGGGGACGTCGTCGGCACCGTCGAGGCCGTCGGTGCGGGCGTCGAGGGATTCGCGGTCGGAGAACGGGTCGCGGCCCTTGTGGCGGAGGACGCTTACGCCGACTACGTGCTCGCCACGGCGCAGTGGGTCGTCAAGGTGGCCGAGGGTATCGACAACGGTTCGGCCACCATGCTGCCGATGGGTGCGCCGGTCGCGTTGCGCGCGCTGCGGACGGGCGACTTCACCCCCGGTGAGTCGGTACTGGTGCACTCCGCGGCCGGCGGCATCGGGCACCTCGCCGTGCAGATCGCGAAGCTGCTCGGGGCCGGCGCGGTGGTCGCCACCGCCGGTTCGGACGCCAAGCTGGAGTTCGCCCGCGAGCACGGCGCCGACGTCACGGTGAACTACACCGAGGAGAACTGGACCGACCAGGTGCGCGCGGCGGTGCCGGGCGGGGTCGACATCGTGCTCGACGCGGTCGGTGGCGACATCCTGCAGCGCAGCTTCGAGGTGCTGGCGCCGTACGGCCGGGCCGTGACCTACGGTGCGGCCGGCGGTGACCTGATCTCCGTACCGGTCACGAGCCTCTTCGCGCTGAAGTCCCTGGCGGGCTTCAACCTGACGGCATGGCGGACGGCCAGGCCCGAGCGGGCGCGCGCGGAAATGGACGAGCTCGCCGGCTACTTCGCCGCAGGCAGGCTCACCACCGCCGTGCACGCCACCGTGCCGCTCGCCGAGGCGGCCGAGGCGCACCGGCTGCTCGACGACAGGGCCGCGCTGGGCCGGGTTCTGCTGGTCCCGTGATGCCTTTGAGCGGGCGCGGGGTGCGCGAACCCCGCGCCCGCCCTCTTCACCTCGGCTCGCCCGCGATGCGGGACGGT harbors:
- a CDS encoding quinone oxidoreductase family protein; the encoded protein is MRRVRYHEYGGPEVLQVEEAEVPIPGEGQLLVKTEAIGANFVDTKYRQGPEAGAIFQRPLPGKPTGDVVGTVEAVGAGVEGFAVGERVAALVAEDAYADYVLATAQWVVKVAEGIDNGSATMLPMGAPVALRALRTGDFTPGESVLVHSAAGGIGHLAVQIAKLLGAGAVVATAGSDAKLEFAREHGADVTVNYTEENWTDQVRAAVPGGVDIVLDAVGGDILQRSFEVLAPYGRAVTYGAAGGDLISVPVTSLFALKSLAGFNLTAWRTARPERARAEMDELAGYFAAGRLTTAVHATVPLAEAAEAHRLLDDRAALGRVLLVP